The Pukyongia salina genome segment CCTCAAAACACACGTTTTGGCCAATGGAGACCGTTTTAACCTGAATAAAAAGAAGGTAAAGGTACTTCCGATGGAAGCCCCGTTCGTCTAGGCATATATTCCAATTTCCTTATCGCCCCTCGAAGTTTTAAAAGCGCGGTACATTCCTTCGGTGTTAAAGGGCATGGTAATATTAGCTTCAGCATCTACAGCAATAAGCCCTCCATCTCCATTGATCTTGGTGATTCTCTTATAGATTACTTCGGAAGCGGCCTCTGCTAGGGACATATTCTTAAATTCCATAAGACAGGATACGTCGTACGCAACAACACCCCTGATAAAATATTCCCCGCTTCCCGTGCAACTCACTGCACAGGTTTTGTTATTGGCATAGTTTCCCGAACCTATCATCGGACTATCACCCACACGCCCCCATTTCTTATTGGTCATCCCTCCTGTTGAAGTCGCGGCAGCTATGTTTCCGAAACCATCGCAGGCCACTGCTCCCACAGTGCCGAATTTTCCATCTTTCTTTACACTGTGGTCCAGCTGAAAAGTATCGCTGTCCTTTATCCCCTGCCATTGCCGGTAACGAACCTCATCGTAAAAATACTCGGGTTCCAGTTTCTCGTAACCAAGCTCGGCAGCAAAACGCATGGCGCCTTCCCCGGCCAGAAACACATGGTTACTTCGTTCCATCACATCCCGCGCCAGTGTAACAGGATTCCGGATCCCGGTTATAAGGCTTACAGCGCCCGCATTTAAATTTGAACCATCCATGATGGCCGCGTCCATCTCATGGGTTCCTTCGGCTGTAAAAACACTACCTTTCCCTGCGTTGAATAGCGGTGAGTCTTCCAGTAAACAAACAGCCTTTTCTATGGCGTCTATCGCAGTGCCTCCCTGTTCGAGTATTGCATACCCTTCCTCCAATGCTGTATCCAGCGCTGCTTTATAAGAAGCTTCTAACTGAGGTGTCATCAATCCCTTTATCAAGGTTCCTGCACCTCCGTGAATTGCGATGGAATACGGTTTCATCCTTAGTGGTTTTTGTGCCCGAAAAATACGAATTGCAGTGCAATAAATTATAATTCGCCAAAGAAGTTTTGTAGTTTTATACACTACTTTAAATTATAGCAATGTCCGACCAAAAACGCCTTTTCCTCGTTGATGCATACGCACTTATATTCAGGGGATACTACGCTTTTATTAAGAATCCCAGAATCAATTCGAAAGGTATGGATACCTCGGCCATCCTGGGATTTACCAATTCGTTACTGGATGTAATTAAACGAGAACGCCCGGATCATCTTGCCGTGTGTTTCGACAAAGGTGGTAGTGAAGCGCGAAACGAAATGTTCACAGATTACAAGGCGAACAGGGATGAGACCCCGGATGCCATCAGGATCGCTGTTCCTTATATAGAGGAAATTTTGAAGGCCATGCATATACCCATCATGGTGAAGGAGGGTTATGAAGCTGACGACGTTATTGGGACGCTCGCCAAAAAAGCCGAAAAAGAAGGGTACAAAACCTATATGGTCACCCCGGATAAGGATTTTGCCCAACTGGTCTCAGAGAACATATTTATGTACAAACCCGTGTTTGGCGGAGGCTATGAGACCTGGGGAATCCCGGAAGTAAAGGAAAAATTTGAGGTGGACGATCCTAGTCAGGTAATTGACTATTTAGGCATGATGGGAGACAGTGCAGATAACATTCCCGGGCTTCCCGGGGTGGGTGATAAAACAGCCAAAAAATTCATTGCTGCCTATGGCTCCATGGAAGGTCTTCTGGCCAATACCGATCAACTGAAAGGAAAGATGAAAGAAAAGGTGGAGGGAGCGAAAGAACTGGGTCTGCTTTCCAAAAAGCTGGCCACGATCATGTTGGATGTTCCGGTTGAATTCGACGCCAAGGATTTTGAAATGTCTGAGCCCGATATTCAAGGGGTGACCAAAATATTCGAGGAATTAGAATTCAGGAGGTTAACCGATAATTTTATAAAAACTTTTACTTCGGAACCTTCTAATAGCGATTCCAAATCGGTTCCTTCGGAAGAAAAACCAACTCGCACAAAAGCGAGCCCGACCGCAGCTGGCGCGGGCCAGTTCTCCTTATTTGGAGGGGACGGGGAACCTTCAGAAGCAACACAAAAAAAATATAATTCCCGAAATACCATCAACGATATAGAGCATTTCTATCAAACCGTACAACCGGGGATGGGAACAAAATTATTTCTTCAGAATTTAAACAATCAGAAAAGCGTGTGTTTCGACACCGAAACTACCGGCCTTAATCCGCTTACGGCCGAATTGGTAGGAATTGCTTTTAGCTGGGAAACCGGAAAAGGGTTCTACCTGCCGTTTCCCGAGGATTTCGAGGAAGCCTGTGAACTTATGGAGAGCCTACGGCCCTTCTTCGAAAATGAAGGCATCGAGAAGATCGGTCAGAATTTAAAATACGATATAAAGGTACTTGCCAAATACAAGGTTGATGTAAAGGGAAAATTATTCGATACCATGTTGGCTCACTATCTTATCAACCCCGATATGCGTCATAATATGGACGTCCTTGCCGAAACCTACCTCAATTATACACCGGTTTCTATTACAGAATTAATTGGTAAAAAGGGTAAGAATCAATTGTCCATGCGGGAGGTCCCGTTAGAGCAGCAAACAGAATATGCTGTTGAAGATGCCGATATCACATTGCAGCTGAAAGAACATTTTGAAAAAGAACTGGGAGAAGCGAATACCCAAAAATTATTTGATGAGATCGAGATCCCATTGCTAAGGGTACTGGCCGCTATGGAATTGGAAGGAATAAACCTGGATGAAAATTTCTTAAAAGGCTTATCTGTAGAACTCGATAAGGACATCAAGCGACTTGAAGCCGAAATCTACAAGGAGGCCGGAGAAGAGTTTAATATTGGGTCCCCAAGGCAATTGGGTGACATCTTATTTGATAAGATGAAACTGGTGGATAAACCAAAAAAGACCAAGACCGGACAATATTCTACGGCCGAAGATGTACTCTCCTACCTGGCAAAAGATCATAAGATCATTCGGGATGTACTGGAATATCGCGGACTTTCAAAGCTAAAAAGCACCTATGTGGACGCCTTACCCGGGCAGGTAGAACCCTCCACCGGCAGGGTCCATACGGATTATATGCAAACGGTGGCAGCCACCGGCAGGCTTAGTAGCAACAACCCAAATCTGCAAAATATTCCTATCCGAACCGAAAGAGGCAGGCAAGTGCGGAAAGCATTTATTCCCAGAGATAAAGACCATATTTTACTGGCTGCAGATTATTCACAGATAGAGTTACGCATTATAGCTGCACTGAGTGAAGAGGAAAATATGATCCAAGCATTTAGAGACGGAGAAGATATTCATGCCTCTACAGCTGCTAAAGTGTTTAATATCCCTATAAAGGAGGTAACCCGGGAGCAACGTGGTAATGCAAAGACCGTTAACTTTGGGATTATTTACGGGGTTTCGGCATTTGGGCTTAGCAATCAAACCGATCTTTCAAGAACGGAAGCCAAAGAACTTATTGAAACCTATTACAAAACCTATCCGAAGCTACGCGATTACATAAGCGATCAGATCGCGTTTGCCCGCGAACATGGGTATGTGCAAACCGTATTAGGACGAAGGAGATATTTAAACGCCATAAATGGCAGTAATGCCGTAGTACGTGCCGCGGCTGAAAGAAATGCGGTAAATGCACCCATACAAGGAAGTGCAGCCGATATTATAAAGATCGCGATGATCAATATTCATAAGAAGCTGGAGGAAAAGAAATTTAAAAGTAAAATGCTTTTGCAGGTTCATGACGAATTGGTTTTCGATGCGTATAAACCCGAATTGGAAGAACTTCGCCAAATGATAAAAACAGAGATGGAAGGAGCTTATAAGCTGGCCGTTCCCCTGGTAGTTGAGATGGGTCTGGGCGAGAATTGGTTAGAGGCGCATTAAAAAATGCTCCCGTTTCCGAGAGCATCTAACCTAACAAAAATTCTAATTATAAAAAAAGTAGTCTTACTTATAAGCTTCGAACAATATCACGACGCTATCGGCATACGAATCTACATTTAATGTAAATCCGTCTGAATTGAAAGACGAAAGTGATGCGCTGGTGATACCAAGAGAATCTCCATTTTGATTTGAATATCTCAATCCAACACAATGACTGGGCGAGGCATAACGAGAAATATCATTGATCGAATTTCCGGAACCTCCACCATAAATTACCTGTTGGTCTATACTGCCGGATCGATCGCGGGCAAAGCCTTTCATATATCCGTACGCATTCGCAATTCCTGTATTATTATTTCCAACCCCGTTATCGCTATTCAAAGTGTAGGATTCTACATTGGAAAAAGCGGTGATCGATACACTTGAGGGTTTAAACGGAAGTCCACTAATAACCAGACTTCCTGTACCTGTAATAATGGCCTTTCCTACATAAACTTTTGGGGAATTATCTGCAAGTTGCGTCCATTCGGTACCGGTCCAATAATAGAAACCAGCCTGGGTTAGACCAGCTGCTCCTGTATTATAGACTAGGGTACTTTCGGCAAGTCCGCCACCTTTGGGGTTAACCACAGTAACATTATCTGTTACCGAGGTTAACGCCACTCTGGGCAGGAGAACACCTTGTGATCCAGATTGGACATCCAGGGCAGCCTGAGGCTCTGTATTCCCGATACCAACCTGGGCAAGTAGGTTACATGATGTGATCAACAAAAGGGCAAAAAAAGTATTTTTCATCAACTTTATTATTTAGTTGTGAAGCAAATGTATGTTGTAGGAAACAGACTCCAAAAAAATGTGGCTGATCGAAAATTGGTTTTCGACAGCCACACTCATTTATCGATGAAATACACTATTTAAAGATGAAACGTATTCACCTTTACGGTCAGTCTATAACACAAATCTGTAGGTTGCTTTTATTAGGAAAGTGTTTTGTGGTCTTTCGCTCAGCAATTGATTATCGATAATAGTTCCAAAACTATTGTTTACATCGCCCAAGCCGGTAATACCCTGCGACCAAACCAGAAATATTTCGGAGCCCGGGATGTATTCCCATCGCAAGACGAGGTTGGACCTGAACTGCACAAAGGCAAAATCTGGATTTCCAAAGGAATAATCAACCGCGGAATCTCCGTCTTCGTCTACGTTATAGACCCCGTCTGCAAAACTTATTTGGTTTCCGTTGTACCATGCAACACGATCATTCAGGTTTTTAGCCATAGGATCGGTAACGTAGTTAAAGTTGGAAAATTTAGCTTTAAAGATGAAAGGTTGTCCGTAATACTGTATGGTAAGATTAGGATTGATATTATAGTTTACGCGTAATGTAGAACTAAGAGACTCATTATCGATCTCTCCCAGAATGTAGCGCGGTGTGCCGTTAAAACTGGATTGAGTTACATATTGTGTTTTGTTAGGGCTTTGCTGATATTCGTTCACCAGGCTGAGGTTGAGCGAATTTAGGGGTTGATAGAAAAATCTCAATACATATCTTTTGAATGAGAAATTATCCTGTTTCGCTTCCGAATGTACATAACCGGCATGCATATTAAATTTCTTCCTGCTATCGGTTCCGGAGAAAAAGTAGAAGAAATTCTC includes the following:
- the polA gene encoding DNA polymerase I, coding for MSDQKRLFLVDAYALIFRGYYAFIKNPRINSKGMDTSAILGFTNSLLDVIKRERPDHLAVCFDKGGSEARNEMFTDYKANRDETPDAIRIAVPYIEEILKAMHIPIMVKEGYEADDVIGTLAKKAEKEGYKTYMVTPDKDFAQLVSENIFMYKPVFGGGYETWGIPEVKEKFEVDDPSQVIDYLGMMGDSADNIPGLPGVGDKTAKKFIAAYGSMEGLLANTDQLKGKMKEKVEGAKELGLLSKKLATIMLDVPVEFDAKDFEMSEPDIQGVTKIFEELEFRRLTDNFIKTFTSEPSNSDSKSVPSEEKPTRTKASPTAAGAGQFSLFGGDGEPSEATQKKYNSRNTINDIEHFYQTVQPGMGTKLFLQNLNNQKSVCFDTETTGLNPLTAELVGIAFSWETGKGFYLPFPEDFEEACELMESLRPFFENEGIEKIGQNLKYDIKVLAKYKVDVKGKLFDTMLAHYLINPDMRHNMDVLAETYLNYTPVSITELIGKKGKNQLSMREVPLEQQTEYAVEDADITLQLKEHFEKELGEANTQKLFDEIEIPLLRVLAAMELEGINLDENFLKGLSVELDKDIKRLEAEIYKEAGEEFNIGSPRQLGDILFDKMKLVDKPKKTKTGQYSTAEDVLSYLAKDHKIIRDVLEYRGLSKLKSTYVDALPGQVEPSTGRVHTDYMQTVAATGRLSSNNPNLQNIPIRTERGRQVRKAFIPRDKDHILLAADYSQIELRIIAALSEEENMIQAFRDGEDIHASTAAKVFNIPIKEVTREQRGNAKTVNFGIIYGVSAFGLSNQTDLSRTEAKELIETYYKTYPKLRDYISDQIAFAREHGYVQTVLGRRRYLNAINGSNAVVRAAAERNAVNAPIQGSAADIIKIAMINIHKKLEEKKFKSKMLLQVHDELVFDAYKPELEELRQMIKTEMEGAYKLAVPLVVEMGLGENWLEAH
- a CDS encoding isoaspartyl peptidase/L-asparaginase family protein, which codes for MKPYSIAIHGGAGTLIKGLMTPQLEASYKAALDTALEEGYAILEQGGTAIDAIEKAVCLLEDSPLFNAGKGSVFTAEGTHEMDAAIMDGSNLNAGAVSLITGIRNPVTLARDVMERSNHVFLAGEGAMRFAAELGYEKLEPEYFYDEVRYRQWQGIKDSDTFQLDHSVKKDGKFGTVGAVACDGFGNIAAATSTGGMTNKKWGRVGDSPMIGSGNYANNKTCAVSCTGSGEYFIRGVVAYDVSCLMEFKNMSLAEAASEVIYKRITKINGDGGLIAVDAEANITMPFNTEGMYRAFKTSRGDKEIGIYA